In Eubalaena glacialis isolate mEubGla1 chromosome 12, mEubGla1.1.hap2.+ XY, whole genome shotgun sequence, a single window of DNA contains:
- the THBS2 gene encoding thrombospondin-2 isoform X3, with protein MLWPLLVLALWPCSRAGDQDEDTAFDLFSVSNINRKTIGAKQFRGPDPSVPAYRFVRFDYIPPVSAEHLDRIAEAMRRKEGFFLTASLKQDRKSRGTLLALEGPGAAHRQFEIVSNGPADTLDLTYWVDGTQHVISLEDVGLADSQWKNITVQVTGETYSLYVGCDLMDSFTLDEPFYEQLKTEKSRMYVAKGPARESHFRGLLQNVYLVFENSVEDLLSKKGCQQSQGAEANAISENTETLHLSPPVSMEHVGRGEDKGPEVCEHSCEELGSMIRELSGLHVIVNQLHENLRKVSNDNQFLWELIGGPPKTRNMSACWQDGRFFAENETWVVDSCTKCTCKKFKTVCHQIRCPPATCADPSFVDGECCPSCFHADGEEGWSPWAEWTECSATCGPGTQQRGRSCDVTSNTCLGPSIQTRSCSLGKCDHRIDGRWSPWSPWSACTVTCAGGIRERTRICNSPEPQHGGKDCVGDVKEHQMCNRRSCPVDGCLSNPCFPGAECRSFPDGSWSCGSCPLGFLGNGTHCEDLDECALVTDVCFTTSKAHRCINTNPGFHCLPCPPRYKGSQPFGVGLEAARMEKQLCEPEDPCKDKSHSCHRHAECIYLGHFSDPMYKCECQTGYAGDGLICGEDSDLDGWPNKNLVCATNATYHCIKDNCPLLPNSGQEDFDKDGIGDACDDDDDNDGVSDEKDNCQLVFNPRQFDYDKDEVGDRCDNCPYVHNLAQIDTDGNGEGDACSVDIDGDDVFNERDNCPYVYNTDQRDTDGDGVGDHCDNCPLVHNPDQTDVDNDLVGDQCDNNEDIDEDGHQNNQDNCPYISNANQADHDHDGKGDACDSDDDNDGVPDDRDNCRLVANPNQEDSDGDGRGDACKDDFDNDNIPDIDDVCPENHAISETDFRNFQMVHLDPKGTTQIDPNWVIRHQGKELVQTANSDPGIAVGFDEFGSVDFSGTFYVNTDRDDDYAGFVFGYQSSSRFYVVMWKQVTQTYWEDQPTRAYGYSGVSLKVVNSTTGTGEHLRNALWHTGNTEGQVRTLWHDPKNIGWKDYTAYRWHLTHRPKTGYIRVLVHEGKQVMADSGPIYDQTYAGGRLGLFVFSQEMVYFSDLKYECRDV; from the exons ATGCTGTGGCCGCTGCTGGTGCTGGCCTTATGGCCCTGCTCTCGGG CCGGTGACCAGGACGAGGACACCGCCTTCGACCTCTTCAGCGTCAGCAACATCAACCGCAAGACCATCGGGGCCAAGCAGTTCCGGGGCCCGGACCCCAGCGTGCCCGCCTACCGCTTCGTGCGCTTTGACTACATCCCTCCGGTGAGCGCGGAGCACCTGGACCGGATCGCCGAGGCCATGCGGCGGAAGGAGGGCTTTTTCCTGACGGCCAGCCTGAAGCAGGACCGCAAGTCCAGGGGCACCCTGCTGGCACTGGAGGGCCCAGGCGCCGCACACAGGCAGTTCGAGATCGTGTCCAATGGCCCCGCCGACACCCTGGACCTCACGTACTGGGTGGACGGCACCCAGCACGTCATCTCCCTGGAGGACGTGGGCCTGGCTGATTCCCAGTGGAAGAACATCACCGTGCAGGTGACCGGAGAGACCTACAGCCTCTACGTGGGCTGCGACCTGATGGACAGCTTCACGCTGGACGAGCCCTTTTACGAGCAGCTGAAGACAGAGAAGAGCAGGATGTACGTGGCCAAGGGCCCCGCCCGAGAGAGTCACTTCAGG GGTTTGCTGCAGAACGTCTACTTGGTGTTTGAAAACTCTGTGGAAGATCTTCTGAGCAAGAAAGGTTGTCAGCAAAGCCAGGGAG CCGAAGCCAACGCCATCAGCGAGAACACGGAGACGCTGCACCTGAGCCCCCCAGTCTCCATGGAGCACGTGGGCCGGGGCGAGGACAAGGGCCCGGAGGTGTGCGAGCACTCCTGCGAGGAGCTGGGCAGCATGATCAGGGAGCTGTCAGGGCTGCACGTCATCGTGAATCAGCTCCACGAGAACCTGCGCAAAGTG TCAAATGACAACCAGTTTCTCTGGGAGCTCATTGGAGGACCCCCCAAGACCAGGAACATGTCCGCCTGCTGGCAGGACGGCAGGTTCTTTGCAGAGAATGAAACCTGGGTGGTGGACAGCTGCACCAAGTGCACCTGCAAG AAATTTAAAACCGTTTGCCACCAGATCAGATGCCCTCCCGCCACGTGCGCCGACCCGTCGTTTGTGGACGGCGAGTGCTGCCCCTCCTGCTTCCACG CAGACGGCGAGGAAGGCTGGTCCCCATGGGCGGAGTGGACTGAGTGCTCTGCCACCTGCGGGCCTGGCACCCAGCAGAGGGGGCGGTCCTGCGACGTCACCAGTAACACCTGCCTGGGGCCATCCATCCAGACACGGTCGTGCAGCCTGGGCAAGTGTGACCACCGCA TCGACGGCCGGTGGAGCCCCTGGTCCCCATGGTCGGCCTGCACGGTCACCTGTGCCGGAGGGATCCGGGAGCGGACGCGCATCTGTAACAGCCCGGAGCCCCAGCACGGAGGGAAGGACTGCGTCGGCGACGTCAAGGAGCATCAGATGTGTAACAGGAGGAGCTGCCCCGTAG ACGGCTGCTTGTCCAACCCCTGCTTCCCCGGAGCCGAGTGCCGCAGCTTCCCTGACGGGTCCTGGTCCTGCGGCTCTTGCCCGCTGGGCTTTCTGGGCAACGGCACCCACTGCGAGGACCTGGACGAG TGTGCCTTGGTCACCGACGTGTGCTTCACGACCAGCAAGGCGCACCGTTGCATCAACACCAACCCCGGCTTCCactgcctgccctgccccccgCGCTACAAGGGGAGCCAGCCCTTCGGCGTTGGCCTGGAGGCGGCCAGGATGGAGAAGCAG CTGTGTGAGCCCGAGGACCCCTGCAAGGACAAGAGCCACAGCTGCCACAGGCATGCGGAGTGCATCTACCTGGGCCACTTCAGCGACCCCATGTACAAGTGCGAGTGCCAGACGGGCTATGCGGGCGATGGGCTCATCTGCGGGGAGGACTCGGACCTGGATGGCTGGCCCAACAAGAACCTGGTCTGCGCCACCAACGCCACCTACCACTGCATCAAG GACAACTGCCCCCTCCTGCCTAACTCTGGGCAAGAAGACTTTGACAAGGACGGCATCGGGGACGCCTGTGATGATGACGATGACAACGACGGCGTCAGCGACGAGAAG GACAACTGCCAGCTTGTCTTCAACCCACGTCAGTTTGACTACGACAAAGAcgaggttggggaccgctgtgaCAACTGCCCCTATGTGCACAACCTAGCTCAGATCGACACGGACGGCAACGGGGAGGGCGACGCCTGCTCCGTGGACATCGATGGGGACG ATGTCTTCAATGAGCGAGACAACTGTCCCTACGTCTACAACACTGACCAGAGGGACACCGACGGGGACGGCGTGGGCGATCACTGCGACAACTGCCCCCTGGTGCACAACCCAGACCAG ACCGACGTGGACAATGACCTCGTGGGAGACCAGTGTGACAACAACGAAGACATCGACGAGGACGGCCACCAAAACAACCAGGACAACTGCCCCTACATCTCCAATGCCAACCAGGCTGACCACGACCACGACGGCAAGGGGGACGCCTGCGACTCGGACGATGACAACGACGGGGTCCCCGATGACAGGGACAACTGCCGGCTGGTGGCCAACCCCAACCAGGAGGACTCAGACG GTGATGGGCGTGGTGATGCTTGCAAAGACGACTTTGACAACGACAACATCCCCGATATTGACGACGTGTGTCCTGAGAACCACGCCATCAGTGAGACGGACTTCCGGAACTTCCAGATGGTCCACCTGGACCCCAAGGGCACCACTCAGATCGATCCCAACTGGGTCATTCGCCATCAAGGCAAAGAGCTGGTGCAGACGGCCAACTCCGACCCTGGCATCGCTGTTG GCTTCGATGAGTTCGGGTCAGTGGACTTCAGCGGCACATTCTACGTCAACACGGACCGGGATGACGATTACGCGGGCTTCGTCTTTGGCTACCAGTCCAGCAGCCGCTTCTACGTGGTGATGTGGAAGCAGGTCACTCAGACCTACTGGGAAGACCAGCCCACCCGGGCGTACGGCTACTCAGGGGTGTCCCTCAAGGTGGTGAACTCCACCACGGGGACAGGCGAGCACCTGAGGAACGCCCTGTGGCACACGGGGAACACAGAGGGACAG GTTCGCACGTTATGGCATGACCCCAAAAATATTGGCTGGAAGGACTACACTGCCTACAGGTGGCATCTGACCCACAGACCTAAGACAGGTTACATAAG AGTCTTAGTGCATGAAGGAAAACAGGTCATGGCGGACTCAGGACCCATCTATGACCAAACCTACGCTGGTGGGCGGCTGGGTCTGTTTGTCTTCTCTCAAGAAATGGTCTACTTCTCGGACCTGAAATATGAATGCAGAG ATGTCTGA
- the THBS2 gene encoding thrombospondin-2 isoform X2 codes for MLWPLLVLALWPCSRAGDQDEDTAFDLFSVSNINRKTIGAKQFRGPDPSVPAYRFVRFDYIPPVSAEHLDRIAEAMRRKEGFFLTASLKQDRKSRGTLLALEGPGAAHRQFEIVSNGPADTLDLTYWVDGTQHVISLEDVGLADSQWKNITVQVTGETYSLYVGCDLMDSFTLDEPFYEQLKTEKSRMYVAKGPARESHFRGLLQNVYLVFENSVEDLLSKKGCQQSQGAEANAISENTETLHLSPPVSMEHVGRGEDKGPEVCEHSCEELGSMIRELSGLHVIVNQLHENLRKVSNDNQFLWELIGGPPKTRNMSACWQDGRFFAENETWVVDSCTKCTCKKFKTVCHQIRCPPATCADPSFVDGECCPSCFHDGEEGWSPWAEWTECSATCGPGTQQRGRSCDVTSNTCLGPSIQTRSCSLGKCDHRIRQDGGWSHWSPWSSCSVTCGVGNVTRIRLCNSPVPQMGGRSCKGSGRETKACQGPPCPVDGRWSPWSPWSACTVTCAGGIRERTRICNSPEPQHGGKDCVGDVKEHQMCNRRSCPVDGCLSNPCFPGAECRSFPDGSWSCGSCPLGFLGNGTHCEDLDECALVTDVCFTTSKAHRCINTNPGFHCLPCPPRYKGSQPFGVGLEAARMEKQLCEPEDPCKDKSHSCHRHAECIYLGHFSDPMYKCECQTGYAGDGLICGEDSDLDGWPNKNLVCATNATYHCIKDNCPLLPNSGQEDFDKDGIGDACDDDDDNDGVSDEKDNCQLVFNPRQFDYDKDEVGDRCDNCPYVHNLAQIDTDGNGEGDACSVDIDGDDVFNERDNCPYVYNTDQRDTDGDGVGDHCDNCPLVHNPDQTDVDNDLVGDQCDNNEDIDEDGHQNNQDNCPYISNANQADHDHDGKGDACDSDDDNDGVPDDRDNCRLVANPNQEDSDGDGRGDACKDDFDNDNIPDIDDVCPENHAISETDFRNFQMVHLDPKGTTQIDPNWVIRHQGKELVQTANSDPGIAVGFDEFGSVDFSGTFYVNTDRDDDYAGFVFGYQSSSRFYVVMWKQVTQTYWEDQPTRAYGYSGVSLKVVNSTTGTGEHLRNALWHTGNTEGQVRTLWHDPKNIGWKDYTAYRWHLTHRPKTGYIRVLVHEGKQVMADSGPIYDQTYAGGRLGLFVFSQEMVYFSDLKYECRDV; via the exons ATGCTGTGGCCGCTGCTGGTGCTGGCCTTATGGCCCTGCTCTCGGG CCGGTGACCAGGACGAGGACACCGCCTTCGACCTCTTCAGCGTCAGCAACATCAACCGCAAGACCATCGGGGCCAAGCAGTTCCGGGGCCCGGACCCCAGCGTGCCCGCCTACCGCTTCGTGCGCTTTGACTACATCCCTCCGGTGAGCGCGGAGCACCTGGACCGGATCGCCGAGGCCATGCGGCGGAAGGAGGGCTTTTTCCTGACGGCCAGCCTGAAGCAGGACCGCAAGTCCAGGGGCACCCTGCTGGCACTGGAGGGCCCAGGCGCCGCACACAGGCAGTTCGAGATCGTGTCCAATGGCCCCGCCGACACCCTGGACCTCACGTACTGGGTGGACGGCACCCAGCACGTCATCTCCCTGGAGGACGTGGGCCTGGCTGATTCCCAGTGGAAGAACATCACCGTGCAGGTGACCGGAGAGACCTACAGCCTCTACGTGGGCTGCGACCTGATGGACAGCTTCACGCTGGACGAGCCCTTTTACGAGCAGCTGAAGACAGAGAAGAGCAGGATGTACGTGGCCAAGGGCCCCGCCCGAGAGAGTCACTTCAGG GGTTTGCTGCAGAACGTCTACTTGGTGTTTGAAAACTCTGTGGAAGATCTTCTGAGCAAGAAAGGTTGTCAGCAAAGCCAGGGAG CCGAAGCCAACGCCATCAGCGAGAACACGGAGACGCTGCACCTGAGCCCCCCAGTCTCCATGGAGCACGTGGGCCGGGGCGAGGACAAGGGCCCGGAGGTGTGCGAGCACTCCTGCGAGGAGCTGGGCAGCATGATCAGGGAGCTGTCAGGGCTGCACGTCATCGTGAATCAGCTCCACGAGAACCTGCGCAAAGTG TCAAATGACAACCAGTTTCTCTGGGAGCTCATTGGAGGACCCCCCAAGACCAGGAACATGTCCGCCTGCTGGCAGGACGGCAGGTTCTTTGCAGAGAATGAAACCTGGGTGGTGGACAGCTGCACCAAGTGCACCTGCAAG AAATTTAAAACCGTTTGCCACCAGATCAGATGCCCTCCCGCCACGTGCGCCGACCCGTCGTTTGTGGACGGCGAGTGCTGCCCCTCCTGCTTCCACG ACGGCGAGGAAGGCTGGTCCCCATGGGCGGAGTGGACTGAGTGCTCTGCCACCTGCGGGCCTGGCACCCAGCAGAGGGGGCGGTCCTGCGACGTCACCAGTAACACCTGCCTGGGGCCATCCATCCAGACACGGTCGTGCAGCCTGGGCAAGTGTGACCACCGCA TCCGGCAGGATGGTGGCTGGAGCCACTGGTCGCCTTGGTCCTCCTGCTCTGTGACCTGTGGGGTCGGCAATGTCACCCGCATCCGGCTCTGCAACTCACCAGTGCCGCAGATGGGCGGGCGGAGCTGCAAGGGGAGCGGCCGCGAGACCAAGGCCTGCCAGGGCCCGCCCTGCCCGG TCGACGGCCGGTGGAGCCCCTGGTCCCCATGGTCGGCCTGCACGGTCACCTGTGCCGGAGGGATCCGGGAGCGGACGCGCATCTGTAACAGCCCGGAGCCCCAGCACGGAGGGAAGGACTGCGTCGGCGACGTCAAGGAGCATCAGATGTGTAACAGGAGGAGCTGCCCCGTAG ACGGCTGCTTGTCCAACCCCTGCTTCCCCGGAGCCGAGTGCCGCAGCTTCCCTGACGGGTCCTGGTCCTGCGGCTCTTGCCCGCTGGGCTTTCTGGGCAACGGCACCCACTGCGAGGACCTGGACGAG TGTGCCTTGGTCACCGACGTGTGCTTCACGACCAGCAAGGCGCACCGTTGCATCAACACCAACCCCGGCTTCCactgcctgccctgccccccgCGCTACAAGGGGAGCCAGCCCTTCGGCGTTGGCCTGGAGGCGGCCAGGATGGAGAAGCAG CTGTGTGAGCCCGAGGACCCCTGCAAGGACAAGAGCCACAGCTGCCACAGGCATGCGGAGTGCATCTACCTGGGCCACTTCAGCGACCCCATGTACAAGTGCGAGTGCCAGACGGGCTATGCGGGCGATGGGCTCATCTGCGGGGAGGACTCGGACCTGGATGGCTGGCCCAACAAGAACCTGGTCTGCGCCACCAACGCCACCTACCACTGCATCAAG GACAACTGCCCCCTCCTGCCTAACTCTGGGCAAGAAGACTTTGACAAGGACGGCATCGGGGACGCCTGTGATGATGACGATGACAACGACGGCGTCAGCGACGAGAAG GACAACTGCCAGCTTGTCTTCAACCCACGTCAGTTTGACTACGACAAAGAcgaggttggggaccgctgtgaCAACTGCCCCTATGTGCACAACCTAGCTCAGATCGACACGGACGGCAACGGGGAGGGCGACGCCTGCTCCGTGGACATCGATGGGGACG ATGTCTTCAATGAGCGAGACAACTGTCCCTACGTCTACAACACTGACCAGAGGGACACCGACGGGGACGGCGTGGGCGATCACTGCGACAACTGCCCCCTGGTGCACAACCCAGACCAG ACCGACGTGGACAATGACCTCGTGGGAGACCAGTGTGACAACAACGAAGACATCGACGAGGACGGCCACCAAAACAACCAGGACAACTGCCCCTACATCTCCAATGCCAACCAGGCTGACCACGACCACGACGGCAAGGGGGACGCCTGCGACTCGGACGATGACAACGACGGGGTCCCCGATGACAGGGACAACTGCCGGCTGGTGGCCAACCCCAACCAGGAGGACTCAGACG GTGATGGGCGTGGTGATGCTTGCAAAGACGACTTTGACAACGACAACATCCCCGATATTGACGACGTGTGTCCTGAGAACCACGCCATCAGTGAGACGGACTTCCGGAACTTCCAGATGGTCCACCTGGACCCCAAGGGCACCACTCAGATCGATCCCAACTGGGTCATTCGCCATCAAGGCAAAGAGCTGGTGCAGACGGCCAACTCCGACCCTGGCATCGCTGTTG GCTTCGATGAGTTCGGGTCAGTGGACTTCAGCGGCACATTCTACGTCAACACGGACCGGGATGACGATTACGCGGGCTTCGTCTTTGGCTACCAGTCCAGCAGCCGCTTCTACGTGGTGATGTGGAAGCAGGTCACTCAGACCTACTGGGAAGACCAGCCCACCCGGGCGTACGGCTACTCAGGGGTGTCCCTCAAGGTGGTGAACTCCACCACGGGGACAGGCGAGCACCTGAGGAACGCCCTGTGGCACACGGGGAACACAGAGGGACAG GTTCGCACGTTATGGCATGACCCCAAAAATATTGGCTGGAAGGACTACACTGCCTACAGGTGGCATCTGACCCACAGACCTAAGACAGGTTACATAAG AGTCTTAGTGCATGAAGGAAAACAGGTCATGGCGGACTCAGGACCCATCTATGACCAAACCTACGCTGGTGGGCGGCTGGGTCTGTTTGTCTTCTCTCAAGAAATGGTCTACTTCTCGGACCTGAAATATGAATGCAGAG ATGTCTGA
- the THBS2 gene encoding thrombospondin-2 isoform X1 — protein sequence MLWPLLVLALWPCSRAGDQDEDTAFDLFSVSNINRKTIGAKQFRGPDPSVPAYRFVRFDYIPPVSAEHLDRIAEAMRRKEGFFLTASLKQDRKSRGTLLALEGPGAAHRQFEIVSNGPADTLDLTYWVDGTQHVISLEDVGLADSQWKNITVQVTGETYSLYVGCDLMDSFTLDEPFYEQLKTEKSRMYVAKGPARESHFRGLLQNVYLVFENSVEDLLSKKGCQQSQGAEANAISENTETLHLSPPVSMEHVGRGEDKGPEVCEHSCEELGSMIRELSGLHVIVNQLHENLRKVSNDNQFLWELIGGPPKTRNMSACWQDGRFFAENETWVVDSCTKCTCKKFKTVCHQIRCPPATCADPSFVDGECCPSCFHADGEEGWSPWAEWTECSATCGPGTQQRGRSCDVTSNTCLGPSIQTRSCSLGKCDHRIRQDGGWSHWSPWSSCSVTCGVGNVTRIRLCNSPVPQMGGRSCKGSGRETKACQGPPCPVDGRWSPWSPWSACTVTCAGGIRERTRICNSPEPQHGGKDCVGDVKEHQMCNRRSCPVDGCLSNPCFPGAECRSFPDGSWSCGSCPLGFLGNGTHCEDLDECALVTDVCFTTSKAHRCINTNPGFHCLPCPPRYKGSQPFGVGLEAARMEKQLCEPEDPCKDKSHSCHRHAECIYLGHFSDPMYKCECQTGYAGDGLICGEDSDLDGWPNKNLVCATNATYHCIKDNCPLLPNSGQEDFDKDGIGDACDDDDDNDGVSDEKDNCQLVFNPRQFDYDKDEVGDRCDNCPYVHNLAQIDTDGNGEGDACSVDIDGDDVFNERDNCPYVYNTDQRDTDGDGVGDHCDNCPLVHNPDQTDVDNDLVGDQCDNNEDIDEDGHQNNQDNCPYISNANQADHDHDGKGDACDSDDDNDGVPDDRDNCRLVANPNQEDSDGDGRGDACKDDFDNDNIPDIDDVCPENHAISETDFRNFQMVHLDPKGTTQIDPNWVIRHQGKELVQTANSDPGIAVGFDEFGSVDFSGTFYVNTDRDDDYAGFVFGYQSSSRFYVVMWKQVTQTYWEDQPTRAYGYSGVSLKVVNSTTGTGEHLRNALWHTGNTEGQVRTLWHDPKNIGWKDYTAYRWHLTHRPKTGYIRVLVHEGKQVMADSGPIYDQTYAGGRLGLFVFSQEMVYFSDLKYECRDV from the exons ATGCTGTGGCCGCTGCTGGTGCTGGCCTTATGGCCCTGCTCTCGGG CCGGTGACCAGGACGAGGACACCGCCTTCGACCTCTTCAGCGTCAGCAACATCAACCGCAAGACCATCGGGGCCAAGCAGTTCCGGGGCCCGGACCCCAGCGTGCCCGCCTACCGCTTCGTGCGCTTTGACTACATCCCTCCGGTGAGCGCGGAGCACCTGGACCGGATCGCCGAGGCCATGCGGCGGAAGGAGGGCTTTTTCCTGACGGCCAGCCTGAAGCAGGACCGCAAGTCCAGGGGCACCCTGCTGGCACTGGAGGGCCCAGGCGCCGCACACAGGCAGTTCGAGATCGTGTCCAATGGCCCCGCCGACACCCTGGACCTCACGTACTGGGTGGACGGCACCCAGCACGTCATCTCCCTGGAGGACGTGGGCCTGGCTGATTCCCAGTGGAAGAACATCACCGTGCAGGTGACCGGAGAGACCTACAGCCTCTACGTGGGCTGCGACCTGATGGACAGCTTCACGCTGGACGAGCCCTTTTACGAGCAGCTGAAGACAGAGAAGAGCAGGATGTACGTGGCCAAGGGCCCCGCCCGAGAGAGTCACTTCAGG GGTTTGCTGCAGAACGTCTACTTGGTGTTTGAAAACTCTGTGGAAGATCTTCTGAGCAAGAAAGGTTGTCAGCAAAGCCAGGGAG CCGAAGCCAACGCCATCAGCGAGAACACGGAGACGCTGCACCTGAGCCCCCCAGTCTCCATGGAGCACGTGGGCCGGGGCGAGGACAAGGGCCCGGAGGTGTGCGAGCACTCCTGCGAGGAGCTGGGCAGCATGATCAGGGAGCTGTCAGGGCTGCACGTCATCGTGAATCAGCTCCACGAGAACCTGCGCAAAGTG TCAAATGACAACCAGTTTCTCTGGGAGCTCATTGGAGGACCCCCCAAGACCAGGAACATGTCCGCCTGCTGGCAGGACGGCAGGTTCTTTGCAGAGAATGAAACCTGGGTGGTGGACAGCTGCACCAAGTGCACCTGCAAG AAATTTAAAACCGTTTGCCACCAGATCAGATGCCCTCCCGCCACGTGCGCCGACCCGTCGTTTGTGGACGGCGAGTGCTGCCCCTCCTGCTTCCACG CAGACGGCGAGGAAGGCTGGTCCCCATGGGCGGAGTGGACTGAGTGCTCTGCCACCTGCGGGCCTGGCACCCAGCAGAGGGGGCGGTCCTGCGACGTCACCAGTAACACCTGCCTGGGGCCATCCATCCAGACACGGTCGTGCAGCCTGGGCAAGTGTGACCACCGCA TCCGGCAGGATGGTGGCTGGAGCCACTGGTCGCCTTGGTCCTCCTGCTCTGTGACCTGTGGGGTCGGCAATGTCACCCGCATCCGGCTCTGCAACTCACCAGTGCCGCAGATGGGCGGGCGGAGCTGCAAGGGGAGCGGCCGCGAGACCAAGGCCTGCCAGGGCCCGCCCTGCCCGG TCGACGGCCGGTGGAGCCCCTGGTCCCCATGGTCGGCCTGCACGGTCACCTGTGCCGGAGGGATCCGGGAGCGGACGCGCATCTGTAACAGCCCGGAGCCCCAGCACGGAGGGAAGGACTGCGTCGGCGACGTCAAGGAGCATCAGATGTGTAACAGGAGGAGCTGCCCCGTAG ACGGCTGCTTGTCCAACCCCTGCTTCCCCGGAGCCGAGTGCCGCAGCTTCCCTGACGGGTCCTGGTCCTGCGGCTCTTGCCCGCTGGGCTTTCTGGGCAACGGCACCCACTGCGAGGACCTGGACGAG TGTGCCTTGGTCACCGACGTGTGCTTCACGACCAGCAAGGCGCACCGTTGCATCAACACCAACCCCGGCTTCCactgcctgccctgccccccgCGCTACAAGGGGAGCCAGCCCTTCGGCGTTGGCCTGGAGGCGGCCAGGATGGAGAAGCAG CTGTGTGAGCCCGAGGACCCCTGCAAGGACAAGAGCCACAGCTGCCACAGGCATGCGGAGTGCATCTACCTGGGCCACTTCAGCGACCCCATGTACAAGTGCGAGTGCCAGACGGGCTATGCGGGCGATGGGCTCATCTGCGGGGAGGACTCGGACCTGGATGGCTGGCCCAACAAGAACCTGGTCTGCGCCACCAACGCCACCTACCACTGCATCAAG GACAACTGCCCCCTCCTGCCTAACTCTGGGCAAGAAGACTTTGACAAGGACGGCATCGGGGACGCCTGTGATGATGACGATGACAACGACGGCGTCAGCGACGAGAAG GACAACTGCCAGCTTGTCTTCAACCCACGTCAGTTTGACTACGACAAAGAcgaggttggggaccgctgtgaCAACTGCCCCTATGTGCACAACCTAGCTCAGATCGACACGGACGGCAACGGGGAGGGCGACGCCTGCTCCGTGGACATCGATGGGGACG ATGTCTTCAATGAGCGAGACAACTGTCCCTACGTCTACAACACTGACCAGAGGGACACCGACGGGGACGGCGTGGGCGATCACTGCGACAACTGCCCCCTGGTGCACAACCCAGACCAG ACCGACGTGGACAATGACCTCGTGGGAGACCAGTGTGACAACAACGAAGACATCGACGAGGACGGCCACCAAAACAACCAGGACAACTGCCCCTACATCTCCAATGCCAACCAGGCTGACCACGACCACGACGGCAAGGGGGACGCCTGCGACTCGGACGATGACAACGACGGGGTCCCCGATGACAGGGACAACTGCCGGCTGGTGGCCAACCCCAACCAGGAGGACTCAGACG GTGATGGGCGTGGTGATGCTTGCAAAGACGACTTTGACAACGACAACATCCCCGATATTGACGACGTGTGTCCTGAGAACCACGCCATCAGTGAGACGGACTTCCGGAACTTCCAGATGGTCCACCTGGACCCCAAGGGCACCACTCAGATCGATCCCAACTGGGTCATTCGCCATCAAGGCAAAGAGCTGGTGCAGACGGCCAACTCCGACCCTGGCATCGCTGTTG GCTTCGATGAGTTCGGGTCAGTGGACTTCAGCGGCACATTCTACGTCAACACGGACCGGGATGACGATTACGCGGGCTTCGTCTTTGGCTACCAGTCCAGCAGCCGCTTCTACGTGGTGATGTGGAAGCAGGTCACTCAGACCTACTGGGAAGACCAGCCCACCCGGGCGTACGGCTACTCAGGGGTGTCCCTCAAGGTGGTGAACTCCACCACGGGGACAGGCGAGCACCTGAGGAACGCCCTGTGGCACACGGGGAACACAGAGGGACAG GTTCGCACGTTATGGCATGACCCCAAAAATATTGGCTGGAAGGACTACACTGCCTACAGGTGGCATCTGACCCACAGACCTAAGACAGGTTACATAAG AGTCTTAGTGCATGAAGGAAAACAGGTCATGGCGGACTCAGGACCCATCTATGACCAAACCTACGCTGGTGGGCGGCTGGGTCTGTTTGTCTTCTCTCAAGAAATGGTCTACTTCTCGGACCTGAAATATGAATGCAGAG ATGTCTGA